The Pseudomonadota bacterium genome includes the window CAAAGCATCTCAGGAAGTTAAGTTGCTTAACGTATGATCAGTGTAACTTATTTATCATGATTTGCAATGAAATTCTTTACCTTTTACCCTTTACCCTTTATCCTTTGGCCTTTCTCCTCTTCCCTGTATGTTAGGAGTCTGACAACCCGCAGCAGTTCACTGACCCCCCAGGCCTGGGCATCGCAGCCCCGTTGCCGGTGAGGAAAATTTCCATCGGTTATTTCTGGCAGCTGGCCGATGCAGCCTTCATTGATCAGCCTGATGCTGCTGCCCAGCCAGGAACAGGCGGTTTCAGCGCCTTCTCTGCCATAGGTCAGGGTCCAGGCTTCGCTGAAACTGGGAAATATCCAGCTCCAGGCGATGCCGTTATGATAGGCAACTTTTCGCTGGCTGTCTTCATCTCCTGCATACGTTCCCTGGTAGGGGTTGTCAGGCTTGTTGAGCAGCTGGCCGTGATGGTAGATAGCCAGCGGTTTTCGTACCGGTCGGTCAGCCAGGCTGCGGATGGCTCCTGGAACCAGGAGGCCGGCGCAGGCATCAAGAGTCCGGCGGCAGTAATCTTTATTTTTGATCGCCCCCAGGGTGATGGCCAGTAGCTGGTTGGGGCGCAGGGCATCATCGGCTTCTGCCTGCGTGGCGGGACCACCATCCGGGCTATGGAGACAATCGGCCAGAAATCCCTCTTCCTTGAGCCAGAAAAGTTTTTCAATGGAATTTTCAACCTGCCGGGCCAGTGACAACCAGGGCCTTTTTTCTTCCTGTGGGTCCAAAAGCCCCAGTAATGATAAGGAAGCATGCCAGAGGGCCTGGATTTCTACGGGGTATCCCTGCCGGGGAGTGCCGGCCGGATAATTGGTATCCATCCAGCTGAAATGGGCCGGACTGAAAAGCAGTCCCGATTCCGGATCCATCCGCACGCCGTTGTCAGTGCCGTGAATCAGAGAATTGCCGATGGAGAAAATAATCTGCCGGATAGTCCGGTCGCCAGTATTTGTTTCAAGAAAATCA containing:
- a CDS encoding amylo-alpha-1,6-glucosidase, encoding TLEKDLELALEHYLVKRGRLKSVIAGYPWFLDWGRDSLIVTRGLIAAGKIEEAKAVLLQFGRFEERGTLPNMIQGDNAGNRDTTDAPLWFMVAVKDMLRTENPHDFLETNTGDRTIRQIIFSIGNSLIHGTDNGVRMDPESGLLFSPAHFSWMDTNYPAGTPRQGYPVEIQALWHASLSLLGLLDPQEEKRPWLSLARQVENSIEKLFWLKEEGFLADCLHSPDGGPATQAEADDALRPNQLLAITLGAIKNKDYCRRTLDACAGLLVPGAIRSLADRPVRKPLAIYHHGQLLNKPDNPYQGTYAGDEDSQRKVAYHNGIAWSWIFPSFSEAWTLTYGREGAETACSWLGSSIRLINEGCIGQLPEITDGNFPHRQRGCDAQAWGVSELLRVVRLLTYREEEKGQRIKGKG